From the Buteo buteo chromosome 1, bButBut1.hap1.1, whole genome shotgun sequence genome, one window contains:
- the SGMS2 gene encoding phosphatidylcholine:ceramide cholinephosphotransferase 2 — protein MNTIETAKLEEHMEGQNNDTSNGYSRPTLSVSEENKNGTSKPKGLSNGLRKTTKKYPDYIQIAMPAESRNKFPLEWWKTGIAFVYALFNLILTTVMITVVHERVPPKELSPPLPDKFFDYIDRVKWAFSVSEINGMILVGLWIFQWLFLRYKSIVGRRFFFIIGTLYLYRCITMYVTTLPVPGMHFQCAPKLNGDSQAKVQRILRLISGGGLSITGSHILCGDFLFSGHTVVLTLIYLFIKEYSPRHFWWYHLICWLMSAAGIICILVAHEHYTVDVIIAYYITTRLFWWYHSMANEKTLKVSSQTNFLSRAWWYPIFYFFEKNVQGSVPCSFSWPISWPPSCFKSSCKKYSRVQKMGEDNEKST, from the exons ATGAATACCATTGAGACAGCAAAGCTTGAAGAGCATATGGAGGGTCAAAACAATGACACTTCTAATGGCTACTCACGACCTACTCTCTCAGTCAGTGAAGAGAACAAAAATGGCACTAGCAAACCAAAGGGCTTGTCTAATGGCTTGcgaaaaacaacaaagaaatatcCTGATTACATCCAGATTGCTATGCCTGCTGAGTCTAGGAACAAATTTCCTCTGGAATGGTGGAAAACAGGCATTGCCTTTGTCTATGCTCTCTTCAACTTGATTCTAACAACTGTCATGATCACTGTGGTCCATGAGAGAGTACCTCCAAAGGAGCTAAGCCCTCCCTTGCCTGACAAATTTTTTGATTACATTGATCGTGTGAAATGGGCTttttctgtatcagaaataaATGGAATGATACTAGTTGGATTATGGATATTTCAGTGGTTGTTTCTTAGATACAA ATCAATAGTGGGACGCAGGTTCTTTTTTATAATAGGAACTTTGTATCTGTACCGCTGTATTACTATGTACGTTACCACCTTACCTGTGCCTGGAATGCATTTTCAGTGTGCGCCGAAG TTGAATGGAGATTCTCAGGCAAAGGTTCAGAGGATCCTGCGACTGATTTCTGGTGGTGGTCTATCCATAACTGGATCACACATCCTGTGCGGAGACTTTCTGTTTAGTGGTCACACTGTGGTATTAACGCTGATCTATCTGTTCATCAAAGAGT ATTCACCACGTCATTTCTGGTGGTATCACTTAATCTGCTGGCTAATGAGTGCTGCTGGCATAATTTGTATCCTTGTTGCTCATGAACACTATACTGTAGACGTCATCATTGCTTACTATATCACCACACGGCTTTTTTGGTGGTACCACTCAATGGCtaatgaaaag ACTTTAAAGGTCTCTTCGCAGACAAATTTTCTGTCTCGAGCATGGTGGTatccaatattttatttctttgagaaGAATGTGCAAGGCTCTGTTCCTTGCAGCTTTTCCTGGCCGATATCTTGGCCTCCCAGCTGCTTCAAATCTTCATGCAAAAAGTATTCACGGGTTCAGAAGATGGGAGAGGACAATGAAAAATCTacctga